A window of the Flavobacteriales bacterium genome harbors these coding sequences:
- a CDS encoding DNA polymerase III subunit delta codes for MGEEPFYIDEISEYIIRNALTEDEKGFNQTILYGRDTDVLTVINEAKRFPAMAERQVVVVREAQYLDKIENLQPYLEKANQSTILVLCYKYKKLDKRKSFYKVVNESAVLFESKKLYDNQ; via the coding sequence ATGGGAGAGGAACCGTTTTACATTGATGAGATAAGTGAATACATTATAAGAAATGCACTTACCGAAGATGAAAAAGGGTTTAACCAAACAATCCTTTACGGCAGAGATACAGACGTATTAACGGTTATTAACGAGGCAAAGCGTTTCCCCGCCATGGCCGAACGTCAAGTTGTTGTTGTAAGAGAAGCACAATATCTCGATAAGATTGAGAACCTACAACCATACCTCGAAAAGGCAAACCAATCTACGATCCTTGTATTATGCTACAAGTATAAAAAGCTAGATAAACGAAAGAGCTTTTATAAAGTAGTCAATGAAAGTGCTGTTTTATTCGAATCTAAAAAGCTATATGATAATCAAG
- a CDS encoding type I restriction enzyme HsdR N-terminal domain-containing protein: MDNLNLPAYSYKVKSEKEKLLILDETRKKYVALTSEEWVRQHFISYLINNKSCPASLIAVETSLKYQKQDKRADIVVYDNLANPLLVVECKASNVKMTQKVFDQIAMYNLHFKAKYLAVTNGMEHFFCKMDYANKSYSFIKELPEYEELKK, from the coding sequence ATGGATAATTTAAACCTTCCTGCATATAGTTATAAAGTTAAATCGGAGAAGGAAAAACTTTTGATCTTGGATGAGACTCGAAAGAAATATGTTGCTCTTACTTCAGAAGAATGGGTACGACAGCATTTCATTTCTTATTTGATAAACAATAAGTCTTGTCCAGCAAGTTTAATAGCTGTAGAGACTTCGTTGAAATACCAAAAACAAGATAAGCGAGCGGATATAGTTGTGTACGATAATCTAGCCAATCCTCTTTTAGTTGTTGAATGCAAGGCTTCCAATGTTAAGATGACGCAGAAGGTGTTTGATCAAATTGCAATGTATAATCTGCATTTTAAGGCAAAGTATTTGGCTGTAACCAACGGCATGGAGCATTTTTTCTGCAAGATGGATTATGCTAACAAAAGTTATAGCTTTATAAAAGAACTACCCGAATACGAAGAGTTGAAAAAGTAA